The genomic interval CGCCGCCGCCGGAGCCGTCGCCGAGCAGGACGTACTCCGGGCCGTTGAGCTGGCGCTTGCCCCGGAACTCGGTGACCTTGCCGGCGAACATGCCCCAGCGGCCGGGTTTGAGGTCCCGTTCCCGCCACGCCTGGTTGCCGAAGAAGGTGAGCGTCAGCACGCCGCCGGAGCCGTCCCCGACGGTCACCTCCAGCAGGTTTCCCCGGCGCTGGCGCATCGGCCGGACCGCCGTACGCTGCACCTGGCCGAGCACGGTGACCTGCTCCCCCACCTCCAGGGAGCGGATGTCGGTGTGCTCGCCCCGCTCGTCGTAGCGGCGGGGGAAGTGGTAGAGCAGGTCGCCGGCCGTGTGCAGGTCGAGGTGGCTGGCGAGCGCCTTCGCCGTCTTCTCGCCGACCAGCTTGCGCAGCGGCGTCTCCAGGTCGGCCGAGGTCGCTTCGGTGCCGGCCGAGGTCGGTCGGTTCGCAGTCATCGGCCCCCCACGAGCGCTCTCGTCCGGCTCCCCACCAGCACCGTCATCCAGCTCTCCACCAGCACCGTCATCCGACTCCCCCGGCACCCTCGGGCGACTTCCCCGGCACCCTCGGCCGACTTCCCCGGCATTCTCGGGCGGCTTCCCCGGCAGCGTCATTCGACTCCCACCAGCAGGGGATAGAACGGCTGGCCGCCGGAGTAGTGGTGCACCTCGACGAAGGGCCAGCGCCGGGTCAGGTGGGCCCGGAGGACCTCGGCCAGCTCCTCCGGGGCGTCGGCGCCGAGCAGCAGGGTGACCAGCTCACCGCCGCCGCCGAGCATCCGGTCGAGCAGCGCCGCGCAGGTCTGCACCAGGTCACCGCCGATCAGGTGCACCTCGCCGTCCACCAGCCCGAGCACGTCGCCGGGCTGGCAGCGCCCGGCCACCGTGAGCGCCTCCCGGGAGGCGTGGCAGACCTCGGCGTACCGGCAGGCGCCGGCCGCCTCGGCCATCGCGATCACGTCGTCGGCGAACCGGCGGGCCGGGTCCCGGACCGCGAGGGCGGCCAGCGCCTGCACCGGGGAGCGGGTCGGCACCACGCTCACCGATATCCCGAGCTGCTGCGCCTCCTCCGCCGCCACCCGGGCCACCGCCTGGGCGTTCGGGTCGTTCGGCAGCACCACCACCCGGGACGCGCCGGTCGACCGGACCGCCGCGAGCAGCTCTCCGGCGGACGGGTTGCCGTCCACCACGGTCGCACCCTCGGCGGCGAAGATCGCGGCCAGGCCGGGGCCGGACGCGACCACCACCGCCGCCCGTTCCGGCGCGTCCGGCTCGGGCTGCTCCGCCGGGGCCGCCGCCGGGAGCTGGTCCTCGAAGCGGGTGACCGAGATCTGGTACGGCCGGCCGGCCAGCACGCCGGCCTCGATGGCCGCCCCGACGTCGTTGACGTGTACGTGCACGTTCCAGGTCGACGGGCCGGTGGGCCCCGCCTCGTCCCCGACGACCACCAGCGAGTCGCCCAGCCGGGCGAGTTCGGCCCGGAGCCGGCGTACGGCCGCAAGGTCGGCGTCGAGCAGGAACTGCACCTCGTAGGCGTACTCGGTCGAGCCGGTCTCCCGGGCGGCCGCCAGCGGCCGGCGCGGCGGTGCCGGTGCGGCTTCCGGCCGCTCCGGCGCGGCGCCGGTGACCACCTCGACCAGCGCGTCCAACAGGACGCAGAAGCCGCGTCCGCCCGCGTCCACCACACCGGCCCGGGCCAGCGCCGGCAACTGCTCCGGGGTACGCGCCAGCGCCTCGTCGGCGGCGCTCGCGGCGGCCCGGGTCACCGCCGCGAGATCGTCGGTGCCGGCCCGTTCGGCGGCGGTCGCGGCGGCGGCGGCGACGGTGAGCAGGGTCCCCTCGACCGGCTCGGCGACCGCGCCGTACGCCGCCGTGCTGGCCGCCCGCAGCGCCGCCGCGAGCGCCCGGCCCCGGACCTCCGGGGTGCCGGCGAGGGCGTCGGCCAGGCCGCGCAGGATCTGCGAGACGATCACTCCCGAGTTGCCCCGGGCGCCGAGCAGCGCGCCCCGGGCCAGCAGCCGCAGCACCCTGACGTGCGCCGGCTGTCCCCCAACGTCCGGATCGTCCCGCTCCATCCGCAGCGCCTGCTCGGCCGAGGTCATCGTGAGCACCAGGTTGGTGCCGGTGTCGCCGTCGGGAACCGGATAGACGTTGAGCTGGTTGATCTCGTCCTGGTGCCGCCTGAGCGCGGCCAACCCGCCCGCACACCACCGGCGCAGGGCCATGGCGTCGAGGGTCTCCAGCACGGCCAGAAGCCTACTGGCGTACCCTGACGCCCCGCTGGCACCGCCGCACCACGAGTGGGACCGGGCAGGCGTCTCCGCCGCGCTCCTCCGGCATCTCCGGGCGTCTCCGGGCGTCTCCCGGGCGTCCGTCTCCCGGGCGTCTTCGGGCGGCTTGGCGGCCGGTCCGGACCGGCGGGAGCCGATTCGCACGGCGACCGGCGCATCGGGTACCCTGGCCAGGTTGCCCGGGCAGCACCCTGCCGGCAACCTGACGACGATCAATCCCAGGAGTATCCCGTGGCTAGCGTGTGCGACATCTGTGGCAAGGGGCCTGGCTTCGGCCACAACGTGTCCCACTCGCACCGGCGGACCAACCGTCGCTGGAACCCCAACATCCAGTCGGTGCGTACCCCGGCGGGTGGCGGCACGACCCGCAAGCTCAAGGTCTGCACCTCGTGCATCAAGGCCGGCAAGGTCGCCCGCGCCTGACCCACCCCTGGGCAGACCCTGAAGCACGGACAGCCGCCGGAGCACCGCTCCGGCGGCTGTCGCTGTCTGTACCAGCCCGGCCCCTGCCGGCCCCGGTCGGCGTCAGAGTCGGCGTCAGAGCGCCCGGCCGAACGAGAGGACGCCCGGCTCGTTCCGGTAGTAGCCGAAGTCCGGAATCCGCTGGTAACCGCTGCCCTGGTAGAGGGCGATCGCCTCGGGCTGCCGGTCGCCACACTCCAGGATCAGCCGGCGCCGCCCGTACTCCCGGGCGGAGCCCTCGACCGCCGACAGCACCCGGCGGGCTACGCCGCGACCGCGAGCCACCGGTGAGACGTACATCCGCTTGAGTTCGGCGACGTCGCCGGCCCCGTCGTGGGTACGCCAGCCGGCGCAGCCGACCGGCACGTCGTCCAGGTACGCCACCAGGAACGCCCCGGCGGGCGGCTCGAACTCGGTCGCCGCCACGGGTGTCTCGTCGCCCCCGCCGCCGTAGCGCTGCGCCAGGTCGGCCAGTGCGGCATCGACCAGCTCCCGGGCCACCGGGGAATCGTAGGGAACGACGCGAATGTCCAGCTCACTCACCCGGTGAAGGGTACGACCCGCACCCGGCCCCCACCGATCTGCCCCGGGCGTGATCACCGACACAGAAGCCGGCACACCGGACGCACCGAACGGCGTGAAGGACAGCGCACCGGACGGCGCGACCGGCACCGGTCAGCGGAAGTGGTCCCAGCCACCCGATCCCTTGTAGTCCCGCCCGTCCACGGTGACTCCGGCGCCGTGCACGACGTGCCCGATCAGCCGGAAACCGCCCGGCAGCGGCAGGTCCTCCGGGAACGTCGCCACCAGCGCGTGGTCGTCGCCACCGCCGAGGACCCAGGCCAGCGGGTCCACCCCGAGCGCGTGCGCGGCGTCCCGCATCTGCTCCGGCACCTCGAACGCGCCGCCGAGCAGGTCGATGCCGACCCGGCTGGCCGTCGCCACGTGACCGAGGTCGGCCAGCAGCCCGTCCGAGACGTCGATCATGGCCGTGGCGCCGAACCGGGCCGCCGACGGTCCCGCCGCGTACGGCACCTCCGGCCGCCGGTACGCCTCGACCAGTACCTTCGGGGTGCGGAACCCGCGCGACAGCACGGTGTAGCCGGCGGCGGCGTAGCCGAGCCGACCGGCGAGCGCGACGACGTCGCCGGCCCGCGCCCCGCTGCGTACCACCGGAGCCTGCCCGGCCAGGTCGCCGAGGGCGGTCACCGCGATGGTCAGGGTGGGGCTGGCCGACATGTCCCCGCCGACCACACTCGCCCCGACCTTGGCCGCCTCCGCCGCCAGGCCGTCGGCCAGCTCCTCCGCCCACTGCACCTCCAGGTCGGGCGGCATGCAGAGCGCGACGAGCAGCGCGGTCGGCACCGCGCCCATCGCCGCCACGTCGGCCAGGTTCGCCGCGGCGGCCCGATGCCCGATGTCCACCGCGCTCGCCCAGTCGCGGCGGAAGTGCCGACCCTCGACCAGTACGTCCGTGGAGGCGACCACCCGACCGTCGGGTGCGTGCACCACCGCCGCGTCGTCGCCGGGCCCGAGCAGCGTGGCGTGTCCGCTGCCCAGCCGGGCGGTGACCCGGGCGATCAGACCGAACTCGCCGGCCCGCGCGACGCTCACATCGACCCCCGGGCACGCTCGGCAGCCGGACCTGCCGGGCCGGTCGCCGGTCGCGGCCGCCGGTTTCCGGGTACCTCCGGAGCCGGCACCGCACCCGCACCCGGCCGGCCGATTCGATCGCTCATCGTGTCTCCTCCGACCACCGATCGGGATCCGCCCTGCTCCGTACGGTATTTTCACGGTCTAGCCGCTCGGCGGCGGACGGGAGGCGGGTCGTGGTCCAGGCGTACATCCTCATCCAGACTGAGGTCGGAAGGGCACGTGACGTGGCCGCGCACATCTCGGATATTCCCGGAGTCGTCCGCGTCGACGCCGTCACCGGCCCGTACGACGTGGTCGTGCTCACCGAGGCACACACCGTCGACGAGCTGGGCAAGATGATCGTCAGCAAGGTGCAGTTGGTGCCCGGCATCACCCGCACGCTGACCTGCTCCGTGGTCCGGTTGTAGATGGCGCGGAGCACCAGACCCAGCCAGCCGGAGGCGGCGACCACCGGGCCGGCGGACCGGCCGACCGGGGCCGGACCGGACCGGACCACCCGGCAGGCGGCGCTCTGGGCGACCGTGGTCGCCCTGCCGCTGACCGCCCTCGTCGCGGTGCTGGTCTTCGGCCAGCTCAGCCCGGATCCGGTCGCAAAGCCCGCTCCGACGCCGACCTCGGCCGCGCCGCAGGCGAGCACGCCGGTGCAGATGGCGGCCCCGGCCCTGGCCGAACGGCCGGCCACGGTCTGCCGGGCCCTGCTGTCACGGCTGCCGGCCACCCTCCGCAGCCTCGGCCAGCGACCGGTCACCGCCGGCCCGGAGCAGAACGCCGCGTACGGCGACCCGGCCATCACCCTCGCCTGCGGCGTGGCCCCGCCGGCCGTTCCGGACGTACCCGACCTGTGGATGGTCAACAACGTCTGCTGGCTCACCGAGCATCGCGACGGCGGCCTGGTGCTGACCACTGTGGACCGTGAGGTGCCGGTCCGGCTCAGCGTGCCGGCCGGGCAGGAGCAGACGGTGCAGTGGGCGGCACCGGTGTCGGAGTCCCTGGTCGCCTCCGTGCCGTCGTTGCCGCAGATTCCCAGCGGCTGCACCGGGGGCTGACCACCGCCACGAGCCGGCGGCACCCGGAGGGGCAGCGCCGGCCGCGCCCGGACGGGCAGCGAACGGACGCTGGTCAATGCAGACCGGTGCCTCGACGCAGCGCGGTCCGGATCAGCCGGTTCACCAGCTTCGGGTACTCCAGCCCGGTCGCCGCCCACATCTGCGGGAACATCGAGGTGGGTGTGAAGCCCGGCATGGTGTTGATCTCGTTGAGATAGACGTCCAGTTCCGGTGTGACGAAGAAGTCGACCCGGGCCAGACCGGCACAGTCCAGCGCGCTGAACGTGCGGCAGGCGTACTCCTGCACCTGCCGGGTCACCCGGTCCGGCAGCTCGGCCGGGATGTCGTAGTCGCTGGCGTCGAGGTATTTCGCCTCGAAGTCGTAGAAGTCGTGCTCGACCACCCGGATCTCGGCCAGCAGCGACGCCTCCGGGCCACCGCCGGCCTCGGCCTCCAGCACCCCGCACTCGATCTCCCGGCCGATGATCGCGGCCTCGACCAGCACCTTCGGGTCGACCTGCCGGGCCAGCGCGACGGCCTCGTCGAGGTCCGCCCAGTCGGAGACCTTGCTGATCCCGACCGACGAACCCGCCCGGGACGGCTTGACGAAGACGGGCAGCCCGAGCCGCTCCTTGTCCTCCTCGGTCAGGCTGACCCCGCTGCGCAGCACCGCGTACGGCCCCACCGGGATGCCCTCCGCGATCGCCAGCTTCTTGGTGAACTCCTTGTCCATCGCCGCTGCCGAGGCGAAGACGTTCGCGCCGACGTACGGGATGCCGGCCATCTCCAGCAGTCCCTGGATGGTGCCGTCCTCGCCGTACGCGCCGTGCAGCGCCGGAAAGACCACGTCGACCCCGGCGAGTGCCTGGGGCCCCT from Plantactinospora sp. BC1 carries:
- a CDS encoding DAK2 domain-containing protein; the encoded protein is MLETLDAMALRRWCAGGLAALRRHQDEINQLNVYPVPDGDTGTNLVLTMTSAEQALRMERDDPDVGGQPAHVRVLRLLARGALLGARGNSGVIVSQILRGLADALAGTPEVRGRALAAALRAASTAAYGAVAEPVEGTLLTVAAAAATAAERAGTDDLAAVTRAAASAADEALARTPEQLPALARAGVVDAGGRGFCVLLDALVEVVTGAAPERPEAAPAPPRRPLAAARETGSTEYAYEVQFLLDADLAAVRRLRAELARLGDSLVVVGDEAGPTGPSTWNVHVHVNDVGAAIEAGVLAGRPYQISVTRFEDQLPAAAPAEQPEPDAPERAAVVVASGPGLAAIFAAEGATVVDGNPSAGELLAAVRSTGASRVVVLPNDPNAQAVARVAAEEAQQLGISVSVVPTRSPVQALAALAVRDPARRFADDVIAMAEAAGACRYAEVCHASREALTVAGRCQPGDVLGLVDGEVHLIGGDLVQTCAALLDRMLGGGGELVTLLLGADAPEELAEVLRAHLTRRWPFVEVHHYSGGQPFYPLLVGVE
- the rpmB gene encoding 50S ribosomal protein L28, encoding MASVCDICGKGPGFGHNVSHSHRRTNRRWNPNIQSVRTPAGGGTTRKLKVCTSCIKAGKVARA
- a CDS encoding GNAT family N-acetyltransferase; translation: MSELDIRVVPYDSPVARELVDAALADLAQRYGGGGDETPVAATEFEPPAGAFLVAYLDDVPVGCAGWRTHDGAGDVAELKRMYVSPVARGRGVARRVLSAVEGSAREYGRRRLILECGDRQPEAIALYQGSGYQRIPDFGYYRNEPGVLSFGRAL
- a CDS encoding thiamine-phosphate kinase, whose amino-acid sequence is MSVARAGEFGLIARVTARLGSGHATLLGPGDDAAVVHAPDGRVVASTDVLVEGRHFRRDWASAVDIGHRAAAANLADVAAMGAVPTALLVALCMPPDLEVQWAEELADGLAAEAAKVGASVVGGDMSASPTLTIAVTALGDLAGQAPVVRSGARAGDVVALAGRLGYAAAGYTVLSRGFRTPKVLVEAYRRPEVPYAAGPSAARFGATAMIDVSDGLLADLGHVATASRVGIDLLGGAFEVPEQMRDAAHALGVDPLAWVLGGGDDHALVATFPEDLPLPGGFRLIGHVVHGAGVTVDGRDYKGSGGWDHFR
- a CDS encoding Lrp/AsnC ligand binding domain-containing protein, translating into MVQAYILIQTEVGRARDVAAHISDIPGVVRVDAVTGPYDVVVLTEAHTVDELGKMIVSKVQLVPGITRTLTCSVVRL
- a CDS encoding DUF3515 family protein translates to MARSTRPSQPEAATTGPADRPTGAGPDRTTRQAALWATVVALPLTALVAVLVFGQLSPDPVAKPAPTPTSAAPQASTPVQMAAPALAERPATVCRALLSRLPATLRSLGQRPVTAGPEQNAAYGDPAITLACGVAPPAVPDVPDLWMVNNVCWLTEHRDGGLVLTTVDREVPVRLSVPAGQEQTVQWAAPVSESLVASVPSLPQIPSGCTGG
- a CDS encoding D-alanine--D-alanine ligase family protein, yielding MTTPGKTRVALVFGGRSTEHAISCVSAGSILAALDPDEFDVVPVGITRAGQWVLTDGDPAQFAITDRRLPEITAAAGSTVVLPADPTGDGLMVLDPAQGPQALAGVDVVFPALHGAYGEDGTIQGLLEMAGIPYVGANVFASAAAMDKEFTKKLAIAEGIPVGPYAVLRSGVSLTEEDKERLGLPVFVKPSRAGSSVGISKVSDWADLDEAVALARQVDPKVLVEAAIIGREIECGVLEAEAGGGPEASLLAEIRVVEHDFYDFEAKYLDASDYDIPAELPDRVTRQVQEYACRTFSALDCAGLARVDFFVTPELDVYLNEINTMPGFTPTSMFPQMWAATGLEYPKLVNRLIRTALRRGTGLH